A region of Culicoides brevitarsis isolate CSIRO-B50_1 chromosome 1, AGI_CSIRO_Cbre_v1, whole genome shotgun sequence DNA encodes the following proteins:
- the LOC134827303 gene encoding A-kinase anchor protein 9 isoform X2, translating into MSREDSLEARGNLHQSIEEDIVEEIIEDLVEGSTTENNAATKDRKRTLFNLDDDEASLARGLAQRFGIDENADISIGNIAQEKRAAVLKTQSSKEDNKRSSIDSLEEAPNSLESSSSSKENVEPGHKSNNKSKTEDKKDVKELSPLQEDVILINNNKVSLNILKQRQEASQDNSLNNTTNDISDLAKDTFTQYSAAETSKSQQMPKETQSLREDATTPDASVRGFNSLGTAVPYKLPAKARSDDEASGSPSLSCGEEDKSIEEMIIENSIEISSKSCVLDDDVVEHTDIVKQNIDFEFKEDDEKSESPANLKEKILQNSATFAELQLQRQADGSSNVIDENSPAKAKDDESAPVIKKMQRADTFTKEILDDISEESDRHAHSLPEDPSKLIEKGSVMRRILEQNITKRGEITNETLNSDILDITTTTINDSSVQRTPMNSRVGSIDQQQEAVNSETVMRAMEARIKDLQSIVSSKDICISALNSRLENLSRRGSWKEGRDSLQNTNLNSGKESSSFTSTIYKDLNEDAMVDIMDVQAELMERDTLIDQLTERLQQSIVDREELQKQGELLTHEVEMLKRQLADTLELMKKPQQFRENRLSQVSIDLVSDFDEDEADTGINPFSGLDLELDMYNQSTTEFSQEIENFRQILKPEELKIFSLIQKKFDEFLRQEIEKVHISHDSEMKILRDELESEKSRGEKVLADLRSELEAKHTQEMEKLRTYFEQKCSDMEKQYSEDVFSQQSRRHSTADTGSDISDQENLPEEKAASKPSTPSKHKASLYMSPTHRKLTPTTLEAKSPVKKLKATKLDLSKDDAVDLAEIEDLKAHYLNKIDEMREFYEDKIEKLENQLKTFEARPDEEDEFRTSKVVEIPPKTQKQDETPENKPSTSTNIAQMHQEEEFHTIVADFERRLQEQVRLAKEDVISDMEKMIQAFASDNAPDESTWPREFLLLREKFTAKSQLEITQLKIQHAEEMARIKQDYEYKLQQKLKRQTKFDSARDLDKIINERDTLRELSSTLRWVLGELAKYFSVYENDLNATLFEELQKYADQALLETSNALRGDDEPQEVAAMELNETDNDIDKGTMNESVIVTASNTSKKFVKYAADMSGILALIEEPSIIGLLSKKGQDQEYDVNVEDCVERLKKEACRLLGLSQQLCKYKDDEKMSDKSDSCEEEDGLRSSKRRSVAATKSLDDNAINANQQRYAKIDVPPTNSLPIFTSEDIASISFEPKSELNVKLHELKNRLLKSEDEKRSLETELAETISRHDSLAQELKDVKQQLVSLESAKEMISEGYGVNPMGQPIKSHATSLLELQERAKTLLGPAENNSTKDQSQLLQLIEDFCRESDRYFDEGKQGEDDLKQQIEAADKQLRATRKFLEEQAAEREHERDEFTKEIERLKTVIQNRDKERGVHERTEKEELYGELCISHEQVLAQVEQMKQQIDALQQEIKDQESRKSKMESDLKDSLNKIYDLREIIAELETQIDAKTKQEAIYTDRIKELESYLEDQANANDTLTQEVENLKLNMDEQAFLDRITYLEGELKKLRPTGEQSIVLETISDNLRQIETTLDRKTKFLESLHADVCSASCSSPSEDVSHQDSPIRKLESLPQEPASLPVDEVQRIMEKLAKHSRAEEAAVKRIKDLEMQIVSSRVNIAELQNERDILQERMSEQLARISSLQSRLDEQRLRAEELHRQGTSDLNIRVHDLQNEVSNLKETLLARDNQIKTLNTALENSKNAIDRLEVELAIRPLNETAEQIVKLETNLRQQKEENQALQNKIKNEMINKLAIPDLIETMLSDKNEEIDHLKEKLAAKERELQTYVQLFDKQHSKQGHDTGLDEKNSARTLSDIISLSDYDEPDVMRKQAQKTQNEFVIPGASLHGFPMDSSSKHFNSTQKPGISTDTLFGARPSTSTSRKDQSTFNRPEFFPNLSDFTKDPNSVTPEIQPRQINFSNFEETASSGRITRENLLGTPAIVEEITDDEHLSNIMEENEDIEELRKQASRVPALEQEVESLKLELDKHGIESKGKVGEIVNERKDLQAEVNELRVKISEMQKLEVELKYKTREIEEVNAKLHKIQQEMDLRNEEIGILQDKSDAKAAECETLQLEIERMRKSDMTKRLLFQIDTLTQQVESLNKIIAHKDELLTKLEKEATNHAKAERDTSSLELELQRMRDESNEVKKTLAMKLYEYEKMKIDVAEATREIEILKATLLQKDELIKNTSGGEMLEITAQLQDAQNENLELKTELERLRSESDSQDLEKQSASLDARLTELKSLLEKEVQKYNNLMKVRDELQADFDELKRMYDKEKDNGMKLQMILDSERKQTNSMANQDANLIQALRIRLEAALDNEVALQEALEKERVKNDNLAGVQRTKSFDNYIMMRSPLESPKKFHRSSDFDADAIARLETEIKMLTAQRERERERVFDMQNILERERKRFESDIAERNDYIENIKREVNRLSKDKESLEDELEHTQEKLMMSQREIEALEMRLAQMTEIDSRRSVRRGKEIVESSRTANDLQGVKEKLKEVEKERDSLCDTIARLKQDIERGAQREAKYAEALSQANLETVVPEQFMEKLREMTRLLTENAKENRQLVDTMQILSEERRELQKRIMELESDGNFYPRTDLEERANHLFGKYLRTESYRKALVHQKRYLLTILAVYEENEAKAMMLLGNEKKQAAKKPSFRGAVYVVIAIERMKYIVRRWHSGKRVATKAVFSQQYAPRRSQSASNNVWTVTHGDHIHYGVNATSPPCRDRPTCATTTTNANNVPSPRDKRTWHQILSENMRTASPCTEFTENAVNISSN; encoded by the exons ATGTCACGCGAAGATAGTCTCGAAGCTCGCGGCAATTTACATCAGTCCATCGAAGAGGATATCGTCGAGGAAATTATCGAAGATCTCGTCGAAGGATCCACGACGGAAAATAATGCAGCGACAAAAGATCGCAAACGGACCCTCTTCAACCTGGACGACGACGAAGCGAGTCTCGCACGTGGTCTCGCTCAGCGATTCGGCATCGACGAAAACGCCGACATCAGTATTGGAAATATTGCTCAAGAAAAACGCGCGGCAGTATTAAAAACGCAAAGCTCAAAGGAAGACAATAAGCGAAGTAGCATTGATTCGCTCGAGGAGGCACCAAATAGTCTCGAATCCTCGAGCAGTTCGAAGGAAAATGTCGAACCGGGACACAAAAGTAACAACAAATCCAAGACAGAAGACAAAAAAGACGTCAAAGAACTTTCGCCGTTGCAAGAGGACGTCATTttaatcaacaacaacaaagttaGTCTGAATATTCTGAAGCAGCGACAAGAAGCGAGTCAGGATAACAGTCTGAACAACACGACAAATGACATAAGTGACCTCGCGAAAGACACATTTACGCAATACTCGGCTGCCGAGACGTCAAAATCGCAACAAATGCCGAAAGAGACGCAGAGTTTGCGAGAAGATGCCACTACGCCCGATGCGTCGGTGCGTGGATTCAATAGTCTCGGAACAGCAGTGCCATATAAACTCCCAGCCAAGGCAAGATCCGACGATGAGGCATCCGGAAGTCCCTCGCTGAGCTGCGGCGAGGAAGATAAATCGATAGAAGAAATGATAATCGAGAACAGTATCGAAATTTCGAGTAAATCCTGCGTTTTGGATGATGACGTCGTTGAACACACAGACATCGTCAAGCAAAATATCGATTTCGAGTTCAAAGAAGACGACGAAAAGTCAGAAAGTCCCgcaaatttaaaggaaaaaattctgCAAAATAGCGCCACGTTCGCGGAACTTCAACTCCAGCGACAAGCCGATGGCAGTTCAAACGTGATCGACGAAAATTCGCCCGCAAAAGCGAAAGATGACGAATCTGCACCGGTTATCAAGAAGATGCAACGAGCGGATACCTTCACAAAAGAAATTCTCGATGACATTTCCGAAGAATCGGATCGACATGCACATTCGTTGCCGGAAGACCCGTCAAAACTCATCGAGAAAGGCTCCGTTATGCGACGCATTCTCGAACAAAATATCACGAAACGCGGCGAAATCACAAATGAAACGCTCAATTCGGACATTTTGGATATCACGACAACCACAATTAATGATTCATCCGTCCAGCGAACGCCGATGAATAGCAGAGTCGGATCCATTGACCAACAACAAGAGGCTGTGAACTCAGAAACTGTAATGCGTGCCATGGAAGCGCGCATCAAAGACTTGCAAAGTATTGTGAGCAGCAAAGATATTTGCATATCAGCATTAAATTCAAGACTGGAAAATTTATCGAGACGCGGTTCGTGGAAGGAAGGACGTGATTCGCTGCAAAATACGAATTTGAATTCGGGGAAGGAGTCCAGCAGCTTCACGTCTACCATTTATAAGGATCTGAATGAGGATGCCATGGTTGAT aTCATGGACGTCCAAGCAGAACTTATGGAACGCGACACACTCATCGACCAACTTACCGAACGACTTCAACAATCAATCGTTGATCGTGAGGAATTACAAAAACAAGGCGAGTTACTTACGCACGAAGTGGAGATGCTAAAACGTCAATTAGCCGACACTTTGGAATTAATGAAGAAACCGCAGCAGTTCAGAGAAAAc cgTTTATCTCAAGTTTCCATCGATCTCGTGAGCGATTTCGACGAAGACGAGGCCGACACAGGCATAAATCCCTTCAGCGGACTCGATCTCGAGCTAGACATGTACAACCAAAGCACGACAGAATTCTCTCAGGAAATCGAAAACTTCAGACAGATCCTCAAACCAgaagaactaaaaattttctccctcATCCAGAAGaaatttgacgaatttttaCGTCAAGAAATCGAAAAAGTTCACATATCACACGATTCCGAGATGAAAATCCTCCGCGATGAACTTGAATCGGAAAAATCGCGAGGCGAAAAGGTCCTTGCTGACTTGCGATCGGAACTCGAGGCCAAACACACGCAAGAAATGGAGAAACTTCGAACGTATTTCGAGCAAAAGTGCTCGGACATGGAGAAGCAGTATTCCGAAGATGTGTTTTCGCAACAAAGTCGCCGACATTCGACGGCAGATACGGGTTCCGACATCTCGGACCAGGAAAATTTGCCGGAAGAGAAAGCGGCGTCGAAACCAAGTACACCGAGCAAGCACAAGGCATCGCTTTACATGAGTCCAACGCACCGGAAACTGACTCCGACTACTTTGGAAGCAAAAAGCcccgtgaaaaaattaaaagcgacGAAATTGGATTTATCGAAGGACGACGCAGTGGATTTGGCAGAAATTGAGGACTTAAAAGCGCATTATCTCAACAAAATTGACGAGATGCGAGAATTCTACGAagataaaatcgaaaaattagaaaatcaaCTAAAGACTTTTGAAGCACGACCAGATGAGGAAGACGAATTTAGG ACATCAAAAGTGGTCGAAATCCCACCAAAGACACAAAAACAGGACGAAACACCTGAAAACAAGCCTAGCACAAGTACTAACATTGCTCAAATGCATCAAGAAGAGGAATTCCACACAATTGTCGCCGACTTTGAACGTCGTTTGCAAGAACAAGTACGCTTGGCAAAGGAAGATGTCATCTCGGACATGGAAAAAATGATTCAG GCATTCGCCTCAGATAACGCACCAGACGAGAGTACGTGGCCACGTGAGTTCCTTTTGCTGCGCGAAAAGTTCACCGCGAAGAGTCAACTTGAAATTACGCAACTCAAGATCCAACATGCCGAGGAAATGGCTCGCATAAAGCAGGATTACGAGTACAAGTTGCAGCAAAAATTGAAGCGCCAGACAAAATTCGATTCGGCACGTGACTTGGACAAAATTATCAATGAACGGGACACGTTACGGGAGTTGTCGTCGACTCTACGATGGGTCTTGGGAGAGTTGGCCAAGTATTTCAGCGTGTATGAAAATGACTTGAACGCCACTTTGTTCGAGGAATTGCAAAAATACGCCGATCAAGCGTTGCTGGAGACTTCAAATGCGTTACGGGGTGACGATGAGCCGCAAGAAGTCGCCGCCATGGAATTAAATGAGACTGATAACGACATTGATAAGGGCACGATGAACGAATCTGTGATAGTGACGGCCTCGAATACGTCGAAAAAGTTCGTGAAATATGCCGCCGACATGTCAGGCATCCTGGCGCTGATCGAGGAACCGTCCATCATTGGTTTGCTGTCGAAAAAGGGGCAGGATCAGGAATATGACGTCAATGTCGAGGACTGCGTTGAACGATTGAAGAAGGAAGCATGTCGTTTACTCGGTCTCAGTCAACAGCTGTGCAAATATAAAGACGACGAGAAAATGTCCGACAAAAGTGACAGTTGCGAGGAAGAAGATGGACTCCGGAGCAGCAAACGTCGTTCTGTAGCAGCAACCAAATCACTCGACGACAACGCCATTAACGCCAACCAACAGCGATATGCCAAAATTGACGTGCCCCCAACGAACAGTTTGCCGATTTTCACGTCGGAAGACATCGCCAGCATCAGTTTCGAGCCCAAAAGTGAACTAAATGTCAAATTACACGAACTCAAAAATCGTCTTTTAAAGTCAGAGGACGAAAAACGCAGTCTCGAAACGGAATTAGCTGAAACAATTTCACGTCACGACAGTTTAGCGCAAGAACTGAAGGACGTAAAACAACAATTAGTCAGTTTGGAGTCCGCGAAGGAGATGATAAGTGAGGGATATGGCGTCAATCCAATGGGACAACCCATCAAATCGCATGCCACAAGTCTCCTGGAGCTGCAGGAACGAGCAAAAACGTTGCTGGGACCCGCAGAGAACAACAGTACAAAAGACCAAAGTCAATTATTGCAATTAATCGAAGACTTTTGCCGCGAAAGTGATCGTTATTTCGACGAAGGCAAACAAGGAGAAGATGATTTGAAGCAACAG atCGAAGCCGCCGACAAACAGCTTAGAGCAACCCGCAAGTTCCTAGAAGAACAGGCGGCGGAACGCGAGCATGAACGTGACGAGTTCACGAAAGAAATTGAACGCTTAAAGACAGTCATCCAGAATCGGGACAAGGAACGCGGAGTGCATGAACGAACCGAAAAGGAg GAGTTGTATGGAGAGTTGTGCATTAGTCATGAGCAAGTATTAGCACAA GTGGAGCAAATGAAACAGCAGATCGATGCATTGCAGCAAGAAATCAAGGACCAAGAGTCTCGTAAATCCAAAATGGAAAGCGATCTCAAAGACTCTCTCAACAAAATTTACGATCTCCGTGAAATTATCGCCGAACTCGAGACCCAAATCGACGCCAAGACCAAACAAGAAGCCATTTACACGGATCGCATCAAGGAACTCGAATCGTATCTCGAGGATCAAGCCAACGCTAATGACACTTTAACCCAAGAAGTGGAAAACTTGAAACTTAACATGGACGAACAAGCGTTCCTCGATCGCATCACGTACTTGGAGGGAGAACTCAAGAAATTACGTCCGACTGGGGAGCAAAGTATCGTTCTCGAGACAATTTCGGATAATTTGCGACAAATTGAGACAACGTTAGATCGAAAAACGAAATTCCTCGAGTCGTTACATGCTGATGTTTGTTCCGCTTCGTGCAGTAGCCCGTCGGAGGATGTGTCGCATCAGGATTCGCCGATACGGAAATTGGAATCGTTGCCGCAGGAACCAGCTTCGTTGCCAGTGGATGAGGTACAACGCATAATGGAGAAACTGGCGAAACACTCGAGAGCTGAAGAAGCTGCCGTGAAACGGATTAAAGACTTGGAAATGCAGATCGTTAGTTCGAGAGTTAATATtgcg gaACTGCAAAACGAGCGTGATATTTTGCAAGAACGCATGTCCGAACAACTCGCTCGCATCTCGTCACTCCAATCCCGCTTAGATGAGCAACGATTACGTGCCGAGGAACTGCATCGTCAAGGCACATCTGACCTCAACATTCGCGTGCACGATCTCCAAAACGAAGTTTCAAATCTCAAGGAAACTCTTCTTGCTCGCGACAACCAAATCAAGACATTAAACACCGCACTCGAGAACAGCAAAAATGCCATCGATCGTCTCGAAGTGGAACTCGCCATTCGTCCCCTGAACGAGACAGCAGAACAAATCGTCAAGCTCGAGACAAATTTACGACAACAAAAGGAGGAAAATCAAGCCTTGcagaataaaatcaaaaacgaAATGATCAACAAACTCGCGATACCGGATCTCATTGAAACCATGTTGTCGGACAAGAACGAGGAAATTGAtcatttgaaggaaaaattagCGGCAAAGGAGCGAGAACTTCAAACGTACGTGCAACTTTTCGATAAACAACATTCGAAACAGGGACACGATACGGGACTGGATGAGAAAAATAGTGCGAGAACGTTGAGTGATATAATTTCGTTGTCGGATTACGATGAGCCGGATGTCATGCGGAAACAAGCGCAAAAAACGCAGAATGAATTTGTCATTCCAGGTGCTAGTTTGCATGGATTCCCAATG gATTCCTCATCGAAACACTTCAATTCCACACAAAAGCCGGGCATATCCACAGACACCTTATTCGGCGCCCGTCCTTCAACTTCCACATCTCGCAAGGACCAATCCACCTTTAATCGTCCGGAATTCTTCCCCAACCTTTCCGACTTCACAAAAGACCCGAATTCCGTGACACCTGAAATCCAACCGCGCCAAATCAACTTCAGCAACTTCGAGGAAACAGCATCCAGTGGTCGTATCACGCGCGAAAACCTCCTTGGCACCCCCGCAATTGTCGAAGAAATCACCGATGACGAACATTTGTCCAACATCATGGAAGAAAATGAAGACATCGAAGAATTACGCAAACAGGCATCTCGTGTGCCCGCCTTGGAACAAGAAGTCGAAAGTCTAAAACTGGAATTGGACAAACACGGCATCGAATCCAAGGGAAAAGTTGGCGAAATTGTGAATGAACGCAAAGATTTGCAAGCCGAAGTCAACGAATTACGCGTCAAAATATCAGAAATGCAAAAACTTGAAGTCGAACTGAAATACAAGACACGCGAAATTGAGGAAGTAAATGCCAAACTGCATAAAATCCAACAAGAAATGGACCTAAGAAACGAGGAAATCGGAATTTTACAAGACAAGAGTGACGCCAAAGCAGCCGAATGCGAAACTTTACAACTGGAAATCGAACGCATGCGAAAATCTGACATGACGAAGAGACTTTTATTCCAAATTGACACGCTCACGCAACAAGTGGAGtcgttaaacaaaattatcgcCCACAAAGACGAGTTGCTGACGAAACTCGAAAAGGAAGCAACGAATCACGCAAAAGCTGAACGTGACACCAGCAGCTTAGAATTGGAACTGCAACGCATGCGAGACGAATCGAACGAAGTCAAAAAGACGCTCGCCATGAAATTGTacgaatatgaaaaaatgaagattgaTGTCGCCGAAGCGACGCGAGAAATTGAAATTCTCAAAGCTACGCTCCTGCAAAAGGATGAACTCATCAAAAACACGTCGGGCGGCGAAATGCTCGAAATTACGGCGCAACTGCAAGACGCCCAAAACGAAAACTTGGAGCTAAAGACTGAATTGGAGCGATTACGGTCGGAATCGGATTCGCAAGACTTGGAAAAGCAAAGTGCGAGTTTAGATGCGAGACTTACGGAACTGAAATCGCTGCTGGAAAAGGAGGTTCAAAAATACAACAATCTCATGAAAGTCCGCGATGAATTGCAAGCCGACTTTGACGAGTTGAAACGGATGTACGACAAAGAAAAAGACAATGGCATGAAGTTGCAGATGATTCTCGACTCGGAACGGAAACAAACGAATTCCATGGCGAACCAAGATGCGAATCTAATTCAAGCTTTGCGAATTCGACTTGAGGCTGCCTTGGATAATGAGGTGGCGCTGCAAGAAGCTCTTGAAAAGGAGCGTGTCAAGAACGACAATTTGGCCGGAGTGCAACGTACAAAATCCTTCGATAACTACATCATGATGCGATCACCCCTGGAGTCACCAAAGAAATTCCATCGTTCAAGCGATTTTGACGCGGATGCCATTGCCCGTCTTGAAACGGAGATCAAAATGTTGACGGCGCAACGTGAACGAGAACGCGAACGTGTCTTCGACATGCAAAATATCCTGGAACGCGAACGGAAACGCTTCGAATCAGACATCGCTGAACGCAACGATTACATTGAAAACATCAAACGTGAAGTAAATCGTCTTAGCAAGGACAAGGAATCGCTTGAAGACGAACTGGAACACACCCAAGAGAAACTGATGATGTCACAGCGCGAAATTGAAGCACTCGAAATGCGTTTGGCGCAAATGACGGAGATTGACAGTCGTCGATCCGTTCGTCGGGGCAAAGAAATTGTCGAATCCAGTCGAACGGCGAACGATTTGCAAGGTGtcaaggaaaaattgaaagaagttGAGAAGGAACGCGACTCCCTGTGTGACACAATTGCTCGTTTGAAGCAAGATATCGAACGTGGGGCCCAGAGAGAAGCCAAATACGCGGAGGCCTTGTCACAGGCGAACCTCGAGACAGTTGTTCCCGaacaatttatggaaaaattgcgTGAAATGACGCGTTTGTTAACGGAAAATGCCAAAGAAAACCGCCAACTGGTCGATACGATGCAAATTTTGTCGGAAGAAAGGCGCGAATTACAAAAACGTATTATGGAGCTTGAAAGTGACGGAAACTTTTATCCACGAACGGATTTGGAGGAACGTGCTAATCATTTATTCGGAAAATATTTACGTACTGAGAGTTATCGCAAAGCTCTCGTTCATCAGAAACGCTATTTGCTCACGATACTCGCTGTCTACGAAGAAAATGAGGCAAAGGCGATGATGTTGCTTGGTAATGAGAAGAAACAAGCGGCGAAAAAGCCATCTTTCAGAGGTGCTGTCTACGTTGTGATTGCCATTGAACGCATGAAGTATATCGTGAGGAGGTGGCACAGCGGAAAACGTGTCGCTACCAAAGCTGTTTTTTCACAGCAATATGCTccaag ACGTTCCCAATCGGCAAGCAACAACGTATGGACCGTGACACATGGCGATCACATCCACTACGGAGTCAATGCAACATCTCCGCCGTGTCGCGATCGTCCAACATGCGCCACAACAACCACCAATGCCAACAACGTTCCAAGCCCACGCGACAAACGAACATGGCACCAAATTCTTTCGGAAAACATGAGAACTGCCTCGCCATGCACAGAATTCACAGAAAATGCTGttaatatttcatcaaattga